attagcCAAAATGCCATTTCTTAAGAATGGGTAAAGTCCTGTTAGAGCTGCATTCAGTACCATGGAATGAAGAAGGTTTGAGTGATAATGCTCGactttattcatttttggaGTTCGTAAGCCCGAAAATCGAGGAATTGAAGTACAGAAAGCTTTTGTTAGAGAAACTACAGACTCACATTAGGGAGGTCGTTTTGGATGCTGAACTTCAAGTATACGGTAGCATGTATATTGGAACAACATTATCTATAAGTGATGTAGACGTATCTTTGAAGTCACCTCGAGTTGGAGAATTGGAGAAACGACGCGTCACCATGGTTTTAAGAAAGTACTTGGATGCTGATGCTGATTTCCATTCTAGTGCCAGAGTCCCTCGCATCAATTTAGTAGATGTTAGTGGAATTGGGGTGGATTTGACGTTTGGAAATGACAAAGCTTGCAGAACTGCTGAATTGCAAAAAGCTTATAACGAAGAACACCCAATTTTTGGTAGATTGCTGATGCTATTGAAGCACTGGTTGTTTGAAAGAGATTTGGAAAACGTTCATCATGGCGGGATTGCAAGTTGCGCGCTCTCTTATATGCTAATTGGTTGGCTTGAAATGCGATTTCACAAAAAGGGAATTGATTCGGAAGTGCAACCAATTCGAGCTTTACTACAGAAATTCTTCTATTTTTGGGGAGTCGAATGGACATACGAACTTTTTGTATTGAGACCTTTAACCGGTCAAATAGTTCCTAAGCTACAAAAGGGCTGGTTAAACGAAGTGCAACCAAATTTGCTATCTATTGAAGATCCAATTGACAGAAATAACGACATTGGAAAGCAATCATTTCAAATTAGTATGATTAAAGCTGCATTTGTTGCTTCAGCTAATGAATTATTATCCGATAAGACATGGTTTAGCACCTTTGCAATTACGGAAGATGAAATGTTTTTGTGTAAACagtttgaaaatgttaTAAATACTAAACGAAGTTTGGTGGAGGGATATGATAGTGATACGGAATCAGATGAATTACAAGCTGGCGGATAACTGCGGGTTAatgcatttaaaaaataatgctCGCtgtttaaataaacatttgtttttcaattcCTAAGTTGTCTTGCCGCATGTGGTAATGTTTCACTACAGTTCGTATGTACTTTACTCTTGTTTAATTGAATGGATTCATATTCTTATTATTGATAGGATATAAGAATCCTACAATTATCTTAGTCATTTTCAagtcttttaattttacttaGGCAAGGTTCGGCTGTTTCAAATGATATCACATTTTGTACCTATTGAAGGTGCTAACAAAATCtgttctttaaaaatttcaaaattaaatctattttattcttttaaaatctatCCAAGGATCCATGTTAGATTTTCAAGtcaatttaataattgcaTTTCACTTAGATTAATAAATGTGTGTGCAATCTATAGCTTTTTCGAAAGAAGGACGCTATCTTCTGTTTTGGAGCTCTCATCAATAATGAATCCCCGATGAATAAACCATTCGGATACATCGAGTTTAGGGCTTAATTTAATGTAAATTTCTTTGGCTTTTCCCTCAGCTGCAGTCTCGCAAGCATATTCCAACAGCTTGGTACCAATAGAACGGTTTCGATAGGCTGGCAAAACTGCcaaagataaaatttggattttgTGCGATTTATTAtgtgtttcttttttgcatcTAACAGCTCCTACGCAGACCTGGTTAAAGTACGCATATTGTGCTAAAGGCCCGACTGAGATTGTGTCTTTGTAAAAGGAGGTTGGAAATATAATGATTTCAGGATCAAAACACTTTTCGTTAATAACTTCAAGGATTTTCAGATTATTAGGGTTAATCGCATCAAGTTCaatcatcttttttatGCAAATGcaaatatctttttctaTATGTACTTGGTGTTGTCAACTTTCAGTCTTTAAGGCATTCTAATGCAATAGTTTGAGTTGGAAACATCCACgataaaatctttaaacAGTACGCTGCATTTCATTAATCCCGTTGTCACATGAATGTGAAGGTATTGTAGATGCTGGTCGCATAGGAGAAGCGTTAACAAGGCTGAAGACATCGTCATTTCCATCTTCCTTTGTGTCTACGtttccttctttctttGTGGTAGAGGgctcttcaaaatttgattctTGTGGGATAATCTCTTCGGTGGATAGCTTTTCACTTGCAGAAACCGCAGGATTCTCAAAGTCAATATGAAGTTGTCTTTGATATTCATCTATTAATCTTCTAAGCCAAGGGACTGTGTAGCTAATGGCTGGCCATGCTGTACCTAGCATAGTAATGAAGTTCCAAAGGCTCCACAGGGccataaatgaaaataccAGCCCTTGTATAATGATAAGAATGATTGCAATGATCACTTTCGGAATGATTGCTAAATCAAATGCTATCGGTATGAGAAGAGCAAAGGAAACCACTCGGGTGAGAGCAACCAAAAAGACgcaaaaggaatttttgaaaccaaCAAAAGGCCGAAACACTGCTAGCAATATAAAAGAGATGATTTCAATAACAAATAGAAGTATAGTTTGAATCTTCGCAAACTGTTGTACTAACGCTAAAACCAATGCAAAACTAAAATAATGTGCAAAGCAGGCGTAAACATAGAGCCATCGCCGTTCTTTTAAATCCAAATATAACCATCCCCACCATGTGTATATTTTTGGATCGCTTATCAATGTTTCTGGATTGTCCTCGTTACTCAAGCCTGACGTTGTTATCACTCTTATGACTTTGATAGTTAACCAAAGGAAAAGCCCAAAAAGCAGTGCCAGAAGCAAAGCCGCCAATATTACAGGGCCATATGCTTCCCTAAGTGTAAACTGGTAAATTATCATAGTTACCAATACAGGCCAACAAACCAACACCTATATCAACCAGATTAGTATAAgtataaagcaaaaaagtCGTTAAGAGCTATGTATGAACAACTCATTCCTTTGTTCAATTAACTTACCCATCTCATACAAGCATTAAAAAGTACTCTAAACCAATACCTTGTGATATAATCGCATGAAGATTTTGCGATTATACGTGTCTGACGAAGAAACTTAATAATAAGTACGAATATTATAACGATTCCTCCTGCTATGGCcaaagaaatcaaaaacCATATTAAAGTGAGTGTAAATAAATTCGTTGTTAGCGTTCCAACTTCGGTGGCTAGGCCTTGAAACCCATGGTAAAATCCAGGAATCGGGCTTTGAGGGTTTGTTGCAACAGCATCTCTTCGATGGACTCCACCTATCTTTGGAGAACTTAGGTTTCCATTGGAATGCTTTCTAAAAGACTCAAGGCTGTTTTCTATCTCTTTATTGGTAATAAATCCTAGAATCCATGCAAAATTACTAGCCCATGCGACTAGCACTTTTGGCTGTGTAATTCCAATTGCTCCCGTGAAAGCTATACATTGAAGTAGCTCTCCCATGTGCTGCAAAGAAGGAACGGAATTGATGAAAACCTGACGTGTCAGATAGGTGCTATGCTCCATTCCAATTACATAAAAGCCTAAGACGCCTGCTATACTCAATGCCAAAGCAGTTCCACTTAGAGCTTTTAcgactttatttttaaacgtATGACCATTATTAAGTGTCGCGATCATGCACGCAAGTGGTGTAGAATTATCGATGGATGACGCTGCGATGTCTTCTGAGCGATACATGCGAAAACGCACTAAGCCTTCAAAATCAGGAATTCCCCAGGCAATTTTTGGGATCATCTGAACATCTTGAGGGCTCACTGGAAGTATTCCCTGTGTGGTTATAGCTGTATCTCTTGCAACTGGGCACACAGTATTAAGATTTATTTCACAAGGGTCGAAAGTAAATCTTGCCCTCTGCTCTCCATAAGCTTCAACTATAATATCAAACGTAACATTTGCGTCCACAGATGAATATCCAAGAATATTAAAGACTACTGACAAGTTTCGTGTATAATAACTTGCATCAAACCGATTAAACACTATCGGGGCATTTGACATGCATTCTGCGTACTCGGCTGTTCCAAGTTTGTGATTTGGTCTCTT
Above is a genomic segment from Schizosaccharomyces pombe strain 972h- genome assembly, chromosome: III containing:
- the cid12 gene encoding poly(A) polymerase Cid12, with the protein product MGKVLLELHSVPWNEEGLSDNARLYSFLEFVSPKIEELKYRKLLLEKLQTHIREVVLDAELQVYGSMYIGTTLSISDVDVSLKSPRVGELEKRRVTMVLRKYLDADADFHSSARVPRINLVDVSGIGVDLTFGNDKACRTAELQKAYNEEHPIFGRLLMLLKHWLFERDLENVHHGGIASCALSYMLIGWLEMRFHKKGIDSEVQPIRALLQKFFYFWGVEWTYELFVLRPLTGQIVPKLQKGWLNEVQPNLLSIEDPIDRNNDIGKQSFQISMIKAAFVASANELLSDKTWFSTFAITEDEMFLCKQFENVINTKRSLVEGYDSDTESDELQAGG
- the trp663 gene encoding TRP-like ion channel protein — translated: MKLILLAYFAVLSNILSSVEGRVRYSKRPNHKLGTAEYAECMSNAPIVFNRFDASYYTRNLSVVFNILGYSSVDANVTFDIIVEAYGEQRARFTFDPCEINLNTVCPVARDTAITTQGILPVSPQDVQMIPKIAWGIPDFEGLVRFRMYRSEDIAASSIDNSTPLACMIATLNNGHTFKNKVVKALSGTALALSIAGVLGFYVIGMEHSTYLTRQVFINSVPSLQHMGELLQCIAFTGAIGITQPKVLVAWASNFAWILGFITNKEIENSLESFRKHSNGNLSSPKIGGVHRRDAVATNPQSPIPGFYHGFQGLATEVGTLTTNLFTLTLIWFLISLAIAGGIVIIFVLIIKFLRQTRIIAKSSCDYITRYWFRVLFNACMRWVLVCWPVLVTMIIYQFTLREAYGPVILAALLLALLFGLFLWLTIKVIRVITTSGLSNEDNPETLISDPKIYTWWGWLYLDLKERRWLYVYACFAHYFSFALVLALVQQFAKIQTILLFVIEIISFILLAVFRPFVGFKNSFCVFLVALTRVVSFALLIPIAFDLAIIPKVIIAIILIIIQGLVFSFMALWSLWNFITMLGTAWPAISYTVPWLRRLIDEYQRQLHIDFENPAVSASEKLSTEEIIPQESNFEEPSTTKKEGNVDTKEDGNDDVFSLVNASPMRPASTIPSHSCDNGINEMQRTV
- the naa50 gene encoding NatA N-acetyltransferase subunit Naa50 is translated as MIELDAINPNNLKILEVINEKCFDPEIIIFPTSFYKDTISVGPLAQYAYFNQVCVGAVRCKKETHNKSHKIQILSLAVLPAYRNRSIGTKLLEYACETAAEGKAKEIYIKLSPKLDVSEWFIHRGFIIDESSKTEDSVLLSKKL